The following proteins are co-located in the Eleginops maclovinus isolate JMC-PN-2008 ecotype Puerto Natales chromosome 1, JC_Emac_rtc_rv5, whole genome shotgun sequence genome:
- the tmed4 gene encoding transmembrane emp24 domain-containing protein 4 — translation MMLAYPAAGVLLILAWIYPSHALYFHIGETEKKCFIEEIPDETMVIGKYRTQLWDKVTSSFLAATPGLGMHVEIKDPDTKIILSRQYGSDGRFTFTSHTPGEHQICLHSNSTKMALFAGGKLRVHLDIQVGEHTNNYPEIAAKDKLTELQLRARQLLDQVEQIQKEQNYQRYREERFRMTSESTNQRVLWWSIAQTLILIVTGIWQMKHLKSFFEAKKLV, via the exons ATGATGCTCGCTTACCCTGCTGCTGGAGTCCTTTTAATATTAGCTTGGATTTATCCAAGTCACGCTCTTTATTTCCACATAGGAGAGACGGAGAAGAAATGTTTCATAGAAGAAATCCCAGACGAAACCATGGTTATTG GAAAGTACAGGACTCAGCTGTGGGACAAGGTGACTAGTTCCTTCCTCGCAGCCACGCCCGGCCTGGGGATGCATGTGGAGATCAAGGATCCGGATACTAAG ATTATCCTCTCTCGACAATATGGCTCAGACGGACGGTTCACCTTCACCTCCCACACCCCCGGGGAACATCAGATCTGTTTGCACTCCAACTCCACTAAGATGGCTCTGTTCGCAGGAGGAAAACTG AGGGTGCATCTGGATATTCAGGTGGGAGAACACACCAACAACTACCCTGAAATCGCTGCTAAGGACAAACTGACGGAGCTGCAGCTGAGAGCCCGACAGCTGCTGGACCAGGTGGAGCAGATCCAGAAGGAGCAAAACTACCAGAGG TATCGGGAGGAGCGGTTTCGCATGACCAGTGAGAGCACCAACCAGCGCGTCCTGTGGTGGTCCATCGCTCAGACACTCATCCTCATCGTCACTGGCATCTGGCAGATGAAGCACCTCAAGAGCTTCTTTGAGGCCAAGAAACTGGTCTGA
- the plpbp gene encoding pyridoxal phosphate homeostasis protein, whose amino-acid sequence MSSSLLARMWKAAMSEEVGKALQSVVDRVNQAAVRRPKTLPVVPPRLVAVSKTKPPEMVVEAYRQGHRNFGENYVNELVDKASDPLILASCPEIRWHFIGHLQKNNVNKLLGVPNLFLVETVDSAKLADRVNSSWQRLRGASTQRLKVMVQLNTSGEQNKHGLPPEDTVDTVQHILSKCSALDFLGLMTIGRYGYDLNLGPNPDFQMLSSRRQELCDSLKLPLEQVELSMGMSTDFEHAIEVGSTNVRVGSVIFGNRDYPNSATNTPAPSPAPSPEKTGKSVSEEAAKKMQHLTVSKP is encoded by the exons ATGTCGTCGTCGCTGCTCGCCCGTATGTGGAAAGCAGCAATGTCGGAGGAGGTTGGGAAGGCGCTACAGTCGGTAGTGGATCGGGTGAACCAGGCGGCGGTACGGCGGCCCAAG ACTCTTCCAGTCGTGCCGCCCCGCCTCGTGGCTGTCAGCAAGACGAAACCTCCAGAGATGGTTGTGGAGGCGTACAGACAAGGGCATCGTAACTTTGGAGAAAACTAC gtAAATGAACTGGTGGACAAAGCTTCTGATCCTCTG ATTTTGGCCTCATGTCCTGAAATCAGGTGGCATTTTATCGGCCATCTGCAGAAGAACAATGTGAACAAACTCCTGG GCGTGCCCAACCTGTTCCTGGTGGAGACGGTGGACTCTGCGAAGCTGGCGGACAGGGTGAACAGCTCGTGGCAGCGTCTCAGAGGAGCCAGCACTCAGAGGTTAAAGGTCATGGTGCAGCTCAACACCAGCGGAGAACAGA ATAAACACGGGCTACCCCCGGAGGACACGGTGGACACAGTGCAGCACATCCTGTCTAAGTGCTCCGCTCTGGACTTCTTAGGACTCATGACCATCGGTCGCTACGGATACGACCTCAACCTCGGCCCCAACCCAGACTTTCAG ATGCTGTCGAGTCGGAGGCAGGAGCTGTGTGACAGTCTGAAGCTTCCTCTGGAGCAGGTGGAGCTCAGCATGGGGATGTCCACAGACTTCGAACACGCC ATCGAGGTGGGCTCCACCAACGTGCGAGTGGGTAGCGTCATATTTGGCAACAGGGACTATCCCAACAGTGCGACCAACACTCCGGCCCCCAGCCCGGCCCCCAGCCCGGAGAAAACCGGCAAGAGTGTGTCCGAGGAGGCGGCCAAGAAGATGCAGCACCTGACTGTGTCCAAACCATAA